The sequence ATTGTCCGAAGCCCTACTATGTGGCTACACAGTAACTCAGAATGCAGAATACTGGGAAATAGGAAAAATAACATTAGACTTTTTGATTGCTCATACGTTTAAAAACAATATGTACATGCCAATTGGCCAACACGGCTGGTTTCAAAGAGGAGGGAAAAGACAAATTTTTGATCAACAACCAGAAGATACAGCAAGCATGATTGAGGCGCTGAAAACAATGTATACCATTAGCCAAATTGAGCTTTATCAAGAACTATGCAATCGAGCGTTTCATTGGTTCTTAGGAGAAAATCTCCTTGGTCAACTAATTTATGATCAAGTTACCGGTGGCTGTTATGATGGCTTAGGAAAGCATGGAGTAAATCTCAATGAGGGTGCAGAATCAACATTGTCCTATCTTTCTAGTCGTTTACTTATTTGTTAAAAAGATTTCATTGCCTATCATCCTAGTAACATGGGCTGTTTTTTGAGTAGTTGAGCATAAAAAAGAAGATTCCTAGCCAGGTTTTTAGCCATATGTTGAGTTGCTTTGTTGGCCATTCTTTTTGCCCGATCTTCTGCTGGTGATTGGCCCACCTCCCCCACCCAATATGCACAGCACTCAGGTGGCAAAGTGAAATTCATAAAAGTAAGCACTTCCATAATTGCAGCCAAAGTAGCCTGCGCCCCATCTTCGCTACCAGTAATCACTATTCCGGCTACTTTATTAAGCAAAGCACTTCGTCCTTCGGCATGATATTCTTCATCTAGAGCATCTAACCGTTCAATTACTCTTTGCAGTAAGCTAGATCTTCCTCCCCACCAAATAGGAGTGGCAAAAATAATGATATCGCTGGCTTTGATCTTCGTAACAATTTCTGGCCATTCATCAGTATCACTTTCTCTATAGCCTAAGCCTACCGGAATATTTTTATCAGCTAAACGAATAATCTCACTAGCAACTTGATAAGGCACCATATAATTCAGCACATCTTGCGCCAATTCTTCAGTATTGGATAATTCAGGCCTATGTTTTAACGAGCCATTAAGCACTAAAACTTTTATGGCACTATCTGAGGTTGGCATATTTTGACAGTGCAAACATGGTTTCGCTTTGTACATATAATAAATAGTTAGGTGCTAAAAATACTAATTACCTATTTACTTTATTTTTCCCTAGCAATTGCTTTTATTTGAGTCACTTTATTGAAGCCAAACTGCGCATGTTCTCTGCCGTTACCTGACATCTTATAGCCGCCAAAGGGGTTATGAACATTGACATAGCTCAGATTATTTTGAGCTACCATACCTGTTTGCAATTGATGAGCTACTCGTAAAAATCTAGCAGAATCTTGAGTAAATAGGTAAGCGCCCAGTCCGTATGGCGTATCATTAGCTAAGGCTATTGCCTCCTCTTCAGTAGCAAAAGTTACTATCGGCAAAACAGGACCAAACACTTCTTCTCGCCAGACTCGCATCTCATATGTGATATTGGTCAGCAAGGTTGGTTGATAATAAGCACCAGCAAAAGCTTCAGGCCGTTTGCCCCCAACAATTACATTTGCTCCTTTTTCAATCGCATCAGCCACTTGTTGTTCTAGTAAATCAAGTTGACGCTTGGCCACCAAAGGGCCGATATCAGTTTCCTCATTCGCAGCATCGCCAATCTGCTTAGTATTGATAATAGCGGCAAGCTTAGCAATTACTTCCGCCACTTTACTCTCATGCACTATCAATCTCTTCAAAGCATCACACATTTGACCACAGTTGGTGAATCGATTGAGAAATACCGTATCTTTGATTGCATCAATATCACTATCAGCGAAAATAATACC comes from Candidatus Abawacabacteria bacterium and encodes:
- a CDS encoding NAD(P)H-dependent oxidoreductase is translated as MPTSDSAIKVLVLNGSLKHRPELSNTEELAQDVLNYMVPYQVASEIIRLADKNIPVGLGYRESDTDEWPEIVTKIKASDIIIFATPIWWGGRSSLLQRVIERLDALDEEYHAEGRSALLNKVAGIVITGSEDGAQATLAAIMEVLTFMNFTLPPECCAYWVGEVGQSPAEDRAKRMANKATQHMAKNLARNLLFYAQLLKKQPMLLG